AAGAACAGCCGGAGGAAGTCCCGGACGGATGGGCCGATGATTCCGGCATGAGCGCAGACAAGGCGGATGCACAATCCGAGGGAGAACGTTCACCGGTCGCCGCAGGCCCCCGCCCGTGGATCGGCGTGCGATTCGACTGCTGCTCGGTGTACACGCGCATCTACCGCAATCGCGATGGCACGGCCTACGAAGGCCAATGCCCCCGGTGTCTCCAACACGTGCGATTGCGCGTTGGACCGGGCGGCACGTCGTCGCGTTTTTTCGTGGCCGAATAACAAGAGAAGGAGCCGCCGTCGTAACGGACCGCTTCGAGTCACCTGTCACTTACGGTGTCACTGGTCCGAGTCACCCCCACCTCTCGATCCCCGCGTGCGAAACAGCATGCGCAACTCCTCCGCCCCCAGCCACCATGAGACGGCAAGGTAGGCCACTACACCCGCCAGAACATAGGCAAGCAGACTCACAGCGCCCTTCGGATTGAACATGCCCTCCGGGAGCGGAAGGCGCGAAAGTTGACCGACAACCAGCCCCATGACCGCGGTCGCAATCAGGGCGCGAACCGCGGGACCCAGCAGATCGACCATCGACCACGCAGGCAGAAAGCGCCCCAACGACAACGCCAGCCATATGACCTGAATCCAGGCACATAGCGCGCTGGACAGGGCCAGTCCGCGCTCCTTCAGAGGAAAGACCAAGGCGAGATTCAAGACGAAATTCAATCCGACCATGACCAGCGCGATGCGCGCCGGATCGGCCGTCCGCTTCAGGGCGTAGTACGTTCGGACTACGACGTGCTGGGCGAAATTTGCGGCCAGCGCCAAACTGTAAAGCGCGAGCACCGGGGCGACCCGGGCGCTCTGGGTCGCGTCAAATTCCCCGTGCTGATAAATCGCCGCGACCAGCGGTCTGCTCAGGAGCACGAGACCGACTGTTGCGGGCAGCGAAACGAAGACACCCAGGCGTAATCCTCGATTCAATGAACCCGCCACGCCGGTGAGGTCGCCGGCGGCGGCGCGAGCAGACAACGCCGGGAACGCCGCGGTAGCGATGGCGATGCCAAACACACCGAGCGGGAGCTGGTACAAGTACTGAGCGTATCCGAGAACGGCTGGCCCGGGACGATTGCCCTCCTCGACAATGAAACCGTAGGCGATGGCATAATCGACGAGCGTATTAATGGGCACGGCCGCGAGGCCGAGCACCATCGGTCCCATCAGGAGCAGCACCCGCCGGATCCGCGGATCATGCCACGGAAGCGCCGGGATCGGCCTCCGCCTCAGGCGCGCCAGCATCCACCACACCAGGCCGAATTGCGCGATGCCGGACAGCAGGGCAAACACGCAGATTGTGTTCATCAACGCCAAGCTGTCCGGAGGGTAAAGCAAGGCGCCCCCCAGCGTTCCCACGATGATCGCCAGGTTCATGACCAGCGGGACGGCCGCGGGCACCGTAAAATGACCGTAGACGTTGAGCACACCACCCGCGATCGCCACCAGGCAGATAAGCACCGTGTACGGCAGGAGGATCTGACTGAGCCGCAGCGCCGGATCGTCCACGACATTGAGGGCGACCAGGATCACCAGCTCCGCCAGAAGTACGATCACAGCCAAAGCAAGGGCCAGACCGACCAGAATGGAACCGACGAACCGGCGGGATTCCTCCACCCCGTCCCGGTGGACGGTTTCAGACAGAACGGGAATGGTTGCGGCGGAGAGCGCCCCTTCCCCAAAGAGCCGCCGGGCGAGATTCGGCAGCATCCACGCGATGCGAAAGGCGGAAATCAGATCGGAGGTGCCGAAGAGGAAGCTGAACAGGGACTCGCGCACGAGCCCGAAGACCCGCGAGGCCATGGTCAGGAGCGCGATGATCCGGGCCGATCGAGCAAGCCCGCCGCTTTCGGTCATGTGGGGCACGTTACCGGGCGGCCAGTCGGTTGCAAGGGAACGGGCGAGCCACGGACAGGTCGGCGGCGCAGCGATTTTCGGTTTTTCATGTTGACAAAATGACGCGTTCCACCAACGCTACCAGCGACAGTGAAACGAAGGATGTAAACGGAGAGCGTCAGCATGGCTCATATTGTCGCGGAACCCTGCATCAACTGTAAGTACACGGATTGCGTAGCGGTCTGCCCGGTGGATTGCTTCCACGAAGGCGTGAATTTCCTGGCGATCGACCCGGAGGTCTGCATCGATTGCGGGCTGTGCCCGCCGGAATGCCCCACAACGGCCATTTTTGCGGAAGAGGACCTCCCCGAAAAGTGGCATGACTACATCGAAATCAACAAGAAGTACGCTCCGGAATGGCCGGTCATCGACGCCCAGAAGGAGCCCATGCCCGGCGCGGATGACAACGCCAAGATCGAGGACAAGAAGGACCAGCTCAACCCCGACGCGTTCAGCGGATAGGACCTGACCGGAACCGGTCGATGCAGCGAAGCTTCACGGCTCGCCTGCTTCCTTCGCGGTCCTTGACGGCGGGGGTCCTCCACGATAAGAATTCCCGTCCCTGACCACCGTTGAGTCGGCTTGCGGCCGTCTCAGGTCCGGGAACCCCGTCTGGGGCCGTAGCTCAATTGGTTAGAGTACCGGACTGTCGATCCGGTGGTTGCGGGTTCGAATCCCGTCGGCCTCGTTCAGCAGTGCTTTGACCCGCCGCGATACGCATCGCGAGCGGGTCTTTTTCTTTTGGGGCCATCCTCCGCCCCGCGGCCAGGCAATTCCATTCCTCCCACCACCGGTGGGTCCAGGCTCAAGCCGAAGACGGTCATCTCGAACGCACCGCAGGCTCTCGTCCCGCGCGGACGGCCCGACGAAACGTGACAATTAGCAGTACTGAAACCGCCGAGTCTGACCGCCATGGAATGCAGATCCAGAGGATTGTGTTTTCAACAGGCCCTGCTTCGCTTCGCTCTGTCATGACAGCTCGTTCATCCGCGAAACCAATCCCGGAGACAAAAGGCTGTCCGCTCCGCGCAATCTGTGAATTGCGTTCCAATTCCCCGGTCAGTCACGCCGGTGTCACCGAAGTCGTTGTGGCTGGCGTCCGATAATTCCTGTGGTATAGTTTTTGTAGATGCCTTGAGCGCAGCGCTGCCGGCACGGCTTTTTGCAAAGCCCTCCAATTGGACGGAATGGCAGCGGCGCCGGGCATGTTGACCGGCCGCGCAGGCCCGAAATTCCATCGTGCCTGCCATTGCAAGGAGGATCGCATGGCTGGTACTCGCCAAACCTCGTCCGCACGTCCGTTCGACTCATTCGAATACGGTGTCCTTCGCGATATCCAGGCGGCCTTTTCGACATCCGGTTGCCAAGGTTGGCCGGGGGCGTCTGTCGCGTCGGCACGAGTGGGACAGGAAACGCGCAGCGGTGACTTCCACGTAACCGTGCGCGGTGTCGACGAACAGCTGGTCATTTGCGTCGGTACAATCGAGGGTGGCGGCGCATTCGGCGCAATGGCCAAGGCCGCCCTCTGCGGCGCGATTCGCGGCCTTGCGCCGGAGGCGCGGAGCCCGTTGACCATCGTCCGTGCCGTGGACGACTTGCTCAGACAGTTGAATGCCGATCTCGGGCGGGGCTCGGTAACGTGTTCCCTCTTTGCGGGCGTTCTGGACCATTACGACGAGACGATGACCGTGGTGAGTCTGGGTTCGATCGCGCTGTTTTTGCGAATGGAAGACGGCTCGATCAAGGCAATGGAGCCCGAGGGACCGGCACTGGGCGTGACGACGAACCTGGTCGTTTCGGCCAGAACGCTCTGTGCAAACAAGGTCCGACGGCTGGTCGTGGGTACGGCCGCTGCGACACAGACCGGATCGCACCGCGGTCCTACGGTGGGAGCGAGCCGTTTCCGCCGCTGGGTGGCTGAAACCTCCGGTCTCCCACCCCGCGAGCAGGCCGAGGTCCTGGCTCGGTCCCTGGGGGACTTCCTCGGCTCGGAGGAACCCCGGCGGGAGACGGACGTTATAGTTATTGAACTTCTTGGGGCGAAAACGCCTGAAGAGCTGGCCCCCGCCCTGCGGGACCGCCTCTTTGGACGCTTTCCGGATTCGCCCGGCGCGGACGTTGATCCCAGTGTATTCCTGGGTTAAGCGGATTCGACGCGCCCGGGGCCTACTTTGTGCCGAAATAGGGAGTGGGGGAATGCACGCACTCGCGGATCCAGCTCAAAGCATGCGACGCCCAACGCGCTTGATCGCTGACCGCCCCGCTCCGCTAACGAAAGGTCACCATGCGCATCGCACTGCTCTCCTGGGAAGCCAAACACGCCATCGCCGTCGGCGGACTTGCCGAACACGTCAGTGAACTGGCTGAAGCACTCAGCCGTCGGGGGCACGAAGTACACGTTTACACACGAATGGGGCCGGGGCAGGGACTGTACGACTGCATCGGAGGCGTACACATCCACCGCTGCCCATTCGATTTGCATGACGACTTTCTGCACGAAAACCAGAGGATGTGCGAGAGCTTCGCCTGGCACGTCATTGAGACAGAGAGCTTCCTCGGCAAGCCATTCGACGTGATTCACGGCCACGACTGGCTCAGCGTGCGGGCATTGGTGCATCTCAAGAACCGGCACGGGCGCCCCGTGGTGCTGACCATCCACTCCACCGAATACGGGCGATGCGGCAACCAACTCTGGGAAGGCCCCTCCCGGGCCATTCGCGACATCGAGTGGGAAGGAACCTACGTCGCCAACCGGATGGTCTGCGTATCGGGAGCCCTCCGCCGGGAGGTCCAGTGGCTGTACAGCACGCCCCCTGACAAGATCGACGTGATCTACAACGGCGTGGACGTGACGCGTTTCGATGGACGAATCAACAACGGCGCCATCCGCCATCGTTATGCCGTCGGGCGAAGCGATCCCATGGTGCTCTTTGCCGGCCGGTTGACCCGCCAGAAGGGACCGGACATTCTCATGGAAGCGCTGCCCGAGGTGCTCCAGAGACACCCGCAGACCAAGTTCGTCTTCGCCGGCGACGGTGATATGCGCCACAGCCTGGAATCGCGATCTCACCAGCTTCACATCGATGGATCAACGCGGTTTCTCGGCCACCAAAGTGGGCGAAGCCTTGTGCAGCTTTTCAAGACTGCGGACACGGTCTGCGTTCCCAGTCGCAATGAGCCTTTCGGAATCGTCATACTCGAAGCCTGGAGCGCGCGCCGCCCGGTGGTGGCCACACGAAACGGAGGCCCCGGCGAGTTCGTCCGCCACGAGCGCAACGGCCTGACCGTAGCCGATGACGCGCACGACATTGGCACTGGTCTGGATACCGTGCTCTCGAGCCCGGAGAGCGCACGTCGAATGGGGCGCAACGGTCGGCGCGAGGCCGAAACGCGATTTTCCTGGCACACCGTTGCCGCTGCGACCGAGCGGGTGTATCAATCCATATCGGCATCGTGATCGCCAGCTCGGGCGCGCATTCGCCCCGGGGAGGCTTGATCGATCAGACAAGGCAACGTTGATTGTCCCATGGTGATCCCTTGAGGGGGTTGCTGCGCAGGCAACTCGATTTCGCATGGAGGACAGGATTGTGATACAGGATGATGACCAGAAGAAGCCCGGCAAGGCGGCGAGAAAGACATCCACCCGAACAAGCCGAACGACGAAGAAGGCCGAATCGCCGGACCAGACGAACCCGACAGCTTCGGCGGGGGAAATGACATCCTCGCGCGGGGGCAAATCGGCCGCAAGATCCGGAAAGAGCGCCGCATCCAATCGTGAGGCTGAGACCACGACCGTGGGGACCACGCCGCCATCCAAAGAACTGACGAGCAAGGCCGCCACGGCGATCGGCAAGTCGAAACCGCGCAGCACCATCGCTCGACCGCAGCCAACGTTCGAGGAAATCAGCCGCCGTGCGTACGAGATTTTCCTAGGCCGGGGCGGTGCACCCGGCGACCCCATGGCCGACTGGCTCCAGGCGGAACGGGAGCTGAGCCAGAAGGCATTTGCGCGGTAGAGAAACGCCCAAGGAGTCGGTGATAGCGGGGAATCACTGATGGGGGGATGAGCACAGCGTTTGCTGCGCGCATGACTCAGGCTCAATTCTCGGCATCATTCCCGCCGACAGCGATCGCGCTCGCAACGTTGTCCAGAATCGATGCAATCGCGTCGTCTTTCAGCAGTTTCTCGACGGTTTGCGACATGCGCCGCGACCAGCTAGCAAACTTCTCCGGCGGAACGCCGGGAAGGTTGACCGGCTCCTCCTCCCCGGCCAGGTCGTCCAGTGAAATCCCCAACAACGGTGAGGGCGAGCGAACCAGCAGTTCATGAATCGCCCGGCGCACCGCCTCGAAGCTGGGTTGTTCGTTTTCCGTAAGCAGGCCCTGAGCGATCAGTAGTCGCACGAGGGCTTCCCGGGATCGGGCGCGCTCTGCGCGCTGCCGGTTCAATTCCTCGTCGTCGCCAATCGACCCGATGCGCCGGCGCAGGTCGAGATCGCTGCCGCTCCATATCGCCGCCAACGGCGGATGATCGTGCGTGGATACGCAGACGAGGGCGTTGGTCGGGTATTGCTGCGGAGGACGGTAGCTGCCGTCGTGCTCGCGCTCGAAATGCACCAGCCGCATGGAGAACGCGCCCCATTCGGCCAGGGCCGCAGGCACTTCCGGCGGCACCAGGCCCAGGTCCTCGCCCACGATAATGGTCCGGCTGCGCTGACTTTCCAGTGCCAGGATGCCGAGCAGTTCCTCCGTGGGGTACCGAACGAAGCCCCCCTCTGTCCCGGGACGACCCCGCGGCACCCAATATTGCCGATACAGCCCGATGGCGTGGTCAATCCGCAGCATTCCCGCATGTCGAAGACAGGCGCGAATCAGGCTGATCCAGTAAGCGTGCCGCTCCGCACGGAGCCGATGCGGCACGAGTGGCGGGAATCCCCAGGTCTGGCCCGCGGCACTATAGGGGTCAGGCGGGGCTCCTAATTCCATCTCCTGGGCAAAGAGCCCCGGAAACATCCAGGCGTCAGCCCCGCCACCGGAAGACCCCACGGCCAGATCGTGGTACAGGCCTATGCGCATACCAGATCGATGCAGCGCCGCTGAGACCTCCTTCAGTTGCCGTTCGATCTCGAATTGCACAAACGCCCAGAAGTCGACCGCATCGGCATGTTCGCGGTGAAACCGGACGACCTCCTTTGACCGCGGGTCGCGATAGGCTGCCGGCCAATTCCGACAGTTGAAACCGAACGTGGCCTTCCCCGATTCCTCAAGCCATTCAGCAAGCGCCTGAAAGGTCGCAAAGTCTTGCAGCGGACGCCCTCCTTCGCGGCGGAACCGTTCGAATGCGCTGCCGCGCGACGTTCGCTTCCCAAGATGGTCACGTCTGAATGTCTCAAACAATCGGCGCATGACGCCGCGCTTGAAGCTCGCCACGCCCTCATAGTCGATGTATGCCTTCCCGCGAAGTTCGGCGATGCGCTCGCGTCCATCGGGAGACGCCGCCATCGCTCGCGCCTCCGGCGTCTCCCCAAACTCCGGCACGCACTCAATATCCAGATAGATGTCGTTTTGAAACAGGCGGCTCATCGGACTGTAGGGGCAGTAGTCGTGACCGAGGTTGCTTAAGGCATGCAGCGGATTGGTTCCGATGAAAGCGGCGCCGTGACAGGCCACCGCCTCGCCGACGGCACGAAGTGTGCTCAGATCCCCAATCCCCCAGTCGCGCTCGTCCCGCAGGGAATAGAAATTGACCAGCAGCCCGTACGACCGCGACTGCCCCCACGCGTCTTCCGGACGGAAACAGCGCCGCGGCGCGACGATGAGCAATTGCTCCGCGCGGAGCAACTTCCCTCCTGCGTCAAGCTCGAGCTGCAGCGTATGATAGCCCGGCTCCGGAAGCACGGGCCATGAAGGTGCCAAATCGCTGTCACCATCGCTACGCCGGACCCGCCCCTCAACCGTGGTGGCCACCCCGCCGCGTTCCCCGTGAAGCGTCAGACGCCAACCGAAGGTGTCGCGCCCGATGAGCTCCGGATGTTCCCAAGGAATCGCCCAGCGGAGCACCTCTCCTGCGGGCTGCCCCACACGCACGACGCGAACCGGATCGAGAAGCGACGCCTGCCGTTGGCGCTCAAGCTGCTTCAGCGTTTCGCCGGCCACGTCCTCGCCCGAGCCATCCAGACCCATCCCGGCGAGCAGCGCCACGGCGGCTTCTTCCTGCAGCGGACAGTACTTCCCCTCGATATCGTGGTACCCGCGCAGAATACCGGCGCGGTCGGCGAGCGCGATAAGGTTCGGACGTCCCTCCATGCTCATCGTACCGGTCGGAGAATCAGCGCGGCCAGCGGCGGAAGATGCAGGCGCAGTGACTGCGGGAAACCGTGCCACGGAACGCCGTCCGCAAACGGATGGTCCACGACCGGGTAGCCGCTTCCGCCGTAGGCCGGATGGTCGCTGCACAGCAGGTACTCGTACTGTCCACCAACGGGCGCCCCGATGCGATAGTCGTTCCGCGGCACGGGCGTAAGATTGAGCACGGTGATGATCCGATCCTCCCCCTCCTGGCGAGCGTACGAAAACACCGAGTTGTCGCAGTCGTTGCAGTCAATCCAGTAGAAGGCGTGCGGATCGGGATCGGTCCGCCACAGCACTGGATTCTGGTGGTACGCCCTCCCCAAGTCTTCCATGAATCGGGCCAGGCCCTGGCGGATGGGGTCCGCGGCCATGTGCCAGTCGAGGCTCACTTCGTGGAACCACTCGTTCCACACGCCCAGCTCCGTGCCCATGAAGAGCATCTGCTTGCCGGGCCGCGTGAACTGGTACGCCAGCAGGCTCCGCAGATTGGCGAACTTCTGCCACTCGTCGCCGGGCATTTTGTCGAGCAGCGCCCGCTTCCCGTGCACGACCTCATCATGCGACAACGCGTTGATGAAGCGCTCGGTGAACTCGTAGAGCATGGCGAAGGTGAAGTCGTTGTGGTGGTAGCGGCGGTGGATCGGCTCCTTGGAGAAGTACAGCAGGCTGTCGTGCATCCACCCCATGTTCCACTTGAAGGTGAAGCCCAAGCCGCCGTACTCCGAGATCGGGCGCGTCACGCCCGACCACGACGTGGATTCCTCCGCAATGGTCACGCAGCCGGGGTGCTCCACGCGGATGATTTCGTTTACTTCGCGGAGGAAATCGATGGCCTCGATGTTTTCCTTGCCGCCGTACTGGTTCGGCAGCCATTCTCCGTCACGCCGGCTGTAGTCCAAATACAGCATGGACGCCACGGCATCCACGCGGAGCCCGTCCACGTGGAATTCCCCGAGCCAATACAGCGCGTTGGAGATCAGGAAGGCCCGGACTTCGTTCCGCCCGTAATTGAAGATCAGCGTGCCCCAGTCGGGATGCTCACCTTTGCGCGCATCTTCGTGCTCATACAGCGCCGTCCCGTCGAACCGCCGAAGGGCGAAGTCGTCCCTGGGGAAATGTGCCGGAACCCAGTCCAGAATCACACCAATGCCATTCTGGTGGCACACGTCGACGAAGTAGCGAAAATCATCCGGCGTACCGTAGCGATGCGTCGGAGCGAAGTATCCCGTTACCTGATATCCCCAGGACGCCCCCAGCGGATGCTCGGCCACGGGCATCAGCTCGATGTGCGTGAATCCGAAGCGCTTGACGTGCTCGCACAGCCGCGGCGCGATCTCGCGATAGGTCAGCGACCGATGCCCCTCTTCCGGCACCTTCGCCCACGAGCCCAGGTGAACTTCGTACACTGAGAACGGTTCCCGTCGCCAGTCTCGCTCGCGACGCCGCTCCATCCAATCGCGATCCGCCCAGGCATGGGACGATTCGTGAACGATCGCCGCGTGATTCGGAAAACCCTCCATGTAGTTCGCATACGGATCGGACTTCACGCGCAGATGACCGTCCTGGGTTTTGATCTCGTACTTGTAGCAGACGCCGGGCGCAAGATCGGGAATGAACAACTCGAACACCCCCGAGCTGCCCATCCGGCGCATCGAATAGACTCGCCCGTCCCATTTGCAGAAATCTCCGAGCACCGACACGCGCCGGGCGTTCGGCGCCCACACGGCAAAGCTGACACCCTGAACTCCGTTGACCGTCCGCACGTGGCCCCCGAGCTTCTCCCAAACCCGGCGGTGACGGCCCTCGTTGAAGAGGTGCAGATCCATGTCGCCGAGCGTCGGCGGGAAGCAGTATGGATCACGTATCGTCCACGTCGATCCGCCGGCAAACTCGAAGCGAATGTGGTAGTCGAACGGGAGCGCCTGACCCGGCAGGACGAAGCCGAAGAAGCCCCCTTTCTCGATCACCTCCATACGTTCCGGCTTGCGACCATCGACGATGATCTCCGCCGCCACGGCATCGGGATGGAACGCCCGCACCAACACGCCGTGCTCCCCGGCTGCGCTGTACGGATGCGCTCCCAGAATGGCGTGTGGCTCGGCATGTTCAAACGCTTGCAGCCTGCTCCACTCTCCAGGATCAACCGCCAACATCGAGGGAGCTTCCGCGACCGCCGTTGCAGAACGCGTTGATTTTCTTTTCACCGTGCTCATTTGTCGTCCTCGAACTCAAGCAAAACCACAGCCTGCGCCGGCAATTGAAATCGGGCGCCCACCCTTTCACGCTTTATCGGATGGCGTTCGGCGGTGTTCAGCCTCAGGTTCCAGCGTCCCTCTCTCCCCACATCGGGAAGCGCCACATCATGCCCGCTGGATTCGGCATTGTAGTACACAACGATCGTCTGTCGGCCCGCGCCGGATACCGCGCCATCCGCCGCATCAATCTTGTCCTCTCCGATCATCGTATGAATGAGCATTCCGATCAACCCGCGCTTCTCGTCATGCCAGTCATCGTGATTCATTTCCGTACCGTCAGTGCGGAGCCAGGTGACATCGTTGCGTTCATTCCCGGCGACCGGTTTTCCTTCATAAAAATGACAGGATCGTAAGGCTGGAAACTCCTGACGCAACGCAAGCAAGCCTCGTGAAAAATCCAGCAACGCCTGGCCGCGGGCGCCCGGCGTCCAGTGTACCCAGGAGATCTCGTTGTCCTGACAGTACGCGTTGTTGTTCCCGTTCTGCGATCGGCCCAACTCGTCACCGGCGGTGAGCATCGGGACCCCGCGCGAAAACGCCAGCGTCGCCAGCATGGCCCGCTTGATCTGCTCGCGCACGCGGACAACGTCCGCATCCTCTGTGGGACCTTCAACGCCCCAGTTGGATGAATGGTTATCGTTGTTCCCGTCGCGATTTTCCTCACCGTTGGCCTCGTTGTGCTTCCGCTCGTAGCTCACCACGTCATCCAGCGTGAAGCCGTCGTGTGCGGTAATGAAATTGATGCTGGTGCACGCGCCTCGATCTGAACCGAACAGATCGCTGCTGGCGCACAACCGCTTCCCGAATTCCGCAAGCATCCCCCCATCGCCGCGCCAGAATCGACGCACCGCGTCGCGATAGCGGTCGTTCCACTCCGACCAGCCCGGCGGAAAGCGTCCGACCTGGTAGCCTTCGACCCCCACGTCCCAGGCCTCGGCGATCAGCTTGACCCGCGCCAGCACCGGATCCTGCGCCGCCGCCGCCAGGAACGAGCCGTCCGGTTCGAACCCGGCCGGACCTCGTGCCAGCACGGTTGCCAGATCAAACCGGAACCCGTCCACGTGCATCTGTTCCACCCAGTACCGCAGGCTGTCCATGACCAGTTGGAGCACCCGCGGGTGGCGCACGTTCAGACTGTTTCCACATCCGGTGAAGTCCGCGCAGAATCGCGGCTGGAGCGGTTCGTGATGGTAATAGACCGCGTTGTCGATCCCCCGCAGCGACAGCGTCGGACCAAGCTGATTGGACTCGGCCGTGTGATTGAAAACCACGTCGAGGATCACCTCGATCCCGGCTCGATGCAGGGCCTTGACCATCCCCTTGAACTGAAGGACCGGATCGCCCATTCCTTCAGCGGCATACCGCGAGGCCGGCGCGGAGAATGCGATGGGGTTGTACCCCCAGTAATTCACCAGTCCCCGTTCCACCAGCGCCCGCTCGTCGATGGTATAGTGAACAGGGAGCAATTCCACGGCCGTCACTCCGAGCCGCTGAAGGTGCTCAACGATCACCGGACTGCCCAACGCCAGGTACGTACCGCGTAGCTCCGGTGGAACGCCGGGGTGAAGCGCCGTCAGACCCTTGACGTGGCACTCATAGATCACTGTCCGGTCCCAGGGCACGCCCGGCGCGGCGTCACCCGACCAGTCGAAATGGTCGTCCACAACCACGCTGCGCGGAACGAAACCGGCACTGTCGCTGCTGCCCGGAAGCAGATCTGCGTCTTCGGCGCCCGGCTGGTATCCATAGACTGCGTCGTCCCACGAAAACCCGCCGGCCAGCGATTTGGCGTAGGGATCGACCAACAGCTTGGAAGGGTTGAATCGATGGCCGTTGAGGGGGTCGTAAGGACCATGCACCCGGTAGCCGTAGCGCTGCCCGGCTTTGATGCCTTCCACGAACGCATGCCAAACTCCCGCCTGTGGGCCGAAAAGGCGAACTCGCCCCGTTTCGCGGAATCCCCCGCCCGCGGCATCCTCGAACAAACAAAGCTCGACCGCAGTGGCGTGAAAAGAAAACAGGGCAAATTGGACCCCGTCGGGGCAGAGGGTTGCGCCCAACGGATACGGGCGCCCGGGCCGGACATGGACGCCTGCTCTGGAACTCACCGTGTTCAATTGTGTGGCGGCAGAAGGCATAAGCACCGTGGAGGAAGACGAAAAGGACACTGGCCTCGCAGCGCCTGGGTACGACAAATCCGCATCGAAGTGTGCCCGACGAGCGCGAATTGCTCAAGGAGCGCCTGAAACGGGACCTCAGGTGGACCCGCGTCCCGGCATCACCCAGGAAGCGGCACTTCGCCCCAAGTACTTGCCCCCGGGATTCCCCTTGACCATACTTCCAAATCGTTCGTCGGGAGAGGATCGAGCGCGCGCCCCTCGGCTTCTTTGAAAACGAGGGCCCACCATGACGCCCGCCCGCCGGGATTTGGAGCAACGTAGCGTATGGCCCGAATCATCGAGCCAGGCTGTTCCGTATTCGGACAGATGAATGGTGCGCTCGATTGCAGCCCTTAGAAACCCGATAAATGCGAAAACGTCGTCCCGAGGCAGAATGAAATGACCGAAAAGCGGCGGATAGCGTATTTTTCCATGGAAGTCGGTATTTCCGCGGAAATGCCCACCTACAGCGGTGGCTTGGGGGTGCTGGCAGGCGACACCATTCGGGCTGCCGCCGACCTGAGTGTACCCATGGTCGCCGTAACCTTAGTTCACAGCAAAGGTTACTGTCGACAGAAGATCGACGCAGAAGGCAACCAGACGGAAGAGCCTATCAACTGGGTCG
This region of Phycisphaerae bacterium genomic DNA includes:
- the murJ gene encoding murein biosynthesis integral membrane protein MurJ, coding for MTESGGLARSARIIALLTMASRVFGLVRESLFSFLFGTSDLISAFRIAWMLPNLARRLFGEGALSAATIPVLSETVHRDGVEESRRFVGSILVGLALALAVIVLLAELVILVALNVVDDPALRLSQILLPYTVLICLVAIAGGVLNVYGHFTVPAAVPLVMNLAIIVGTLGGALLYPPDSLALMNTICVFALLSGIAQFGLVWWMLARLRRRPIPALPWHDPRIRRVLLLMGPMVLGLAAVPINTLVDYAIAYGFIVEEGNRPGPAVLGYAQYLYQLPLGVFGIAIATAAFPALSARAAAGDLTGVAGSLNRGLRLGVFVSLPATVGLVLLSRPLVAAIYQHGEFDATQSARVAPVLALYSLALAANFAQHVVVRTYYALKRTADPARIALVMVGLNFVLNLALVFPLKERGLALSSALCAWIQVIWLALSLGRFLPAWSMVDLLGPAVRALIATAVMGLVVGQLSRLPLPEGMFNPKGAVSLLAYVLAGVVAYLAVSWWLGAEELRMLFRTRGSRGGGDSDQ
- a CDS encoding ferredoxin family protein, encoding MAHIVAEPCINCKYTDCVAVCPVDCFHEGVNFLAIDPEVCIDCGLCPPECPTTAIFAEEDLPEKWHDYIEINKKYAPEWPVIDAQKEPMPGADDNAKIEDKKDQLNPDAFSG
- a CDS encoding SpoIIE family protein phosphatase, whose translation is MAGTRQTSSARPFDSFEYGVLRDIQAAFSTSGCQGWPGASVASARVGQETRSGDFHVTVRGVDEQLVICVGTIEGGGAFGAMAKAALCGAIRGLAPEARSPLTIVRAVDDLLRQLNADLGRGSVTCSLFAGVLDHYDETMTVVSLGSIALFLRMEDGSIKAMEPEGPALGVTTNLVVSARTLCANKVRRLVVGTAAATQTGSHRGPTVGASRFRRWVAETSGLPPREQAEVLARSLGDFLGSEEPRRETDVIVIELLGAKTPEELAPALRDRLFGRFPDSPGADVDPSVFLG
- a CDS encoding glycosyltransferase family 4 protein, whose translation is MRIALLSWEAKHAIAVGGLAEHVSELAEALSRRGHEVHVYTRMGPGQGLYDCIGGVHIHRCPFDLHDDFLHENQRMCESFAWHVIETESFLGKPFDVIHGHDWLSVRALVHLKNRHGRPVVLTIHSTEYGRCGNQLWEGPSRAIRDIEWEGTYVANRMVCVSGALRREVQWLYSTPPDKIDVIYNGVDVTRFDGRINNGAIRHRYAVGRSDPMVLFAGRLTRQKGPDILMEALPEVLQRHPQTKFVFAGDGDMRHSLESRSHQLHIDGSTRFLGHQSGRSLVQLFKTADTVCVPSRNEPFGIVILEAWSARRPVVATRNGGPGEFVRHERNGLTVADDAHDIGTGLDTVLSSPESARRMGRNGRREAETRFSWHTVAAATERVYQSISAS
- a CDS encoding DUF2934 domain-containing protein, with product MTSSRGGKSAARSGKSAASNREAETTTVGTTPPSKELTSKAATAIGKSKPRSTIARPQPTFEEISRRAYEIFLGRGGAPGDPMADWLQAERELSQKAFAR
- the malQ gene encoding 4-alpha-glucanotransferase, coding for MEGRPNLIALADRAGILRGYHDIEGKYCPLQEEAAVALLAGMGLDGSGEDVAGETLKQLERQRQASLLDPVRVVRVGQPAGEVLRWAIPWEHPELIGRDTFGWRLTLHGERGGVATTVEGRVRRSDGDSDLAPSWPVLPEPGYHTLQLELDAGGKLLRAEQLLIVAPRRCFRPEDAWGQSRSYGLLVNFYSLRDERDWGIGDLSTLRAVGEAVACHGAAFIGTNPLHALSNLGHDYCPYSPMSRLFQNDIYLDIECVPEFGETPEARAMAASPDGRERIAELRGKAYIDYEGVASFKRGVMRRLFETFRRDHLGKRTSRGSAFERFRREGGRPLQDFATFQALAEWLEESGKATFGFNCRNWPAAYRDPRSKEVVRFHREHADAVDFWAFVQFEIERQLKEVSAALHRSGMRIGLYHDLAVGSSGGGADAWMFPGLFAQEMELGAPPDPYSAAGQTWGFPPLVPHRLRAERHAYWISLIRACLRHAGMLRIDHAIGLYRQYWVPRGRPGTEGGFVRYPTEELLGILALESQRSRTIIVGEDLGLVPPEVPAALAEWGAFSMRLVHFEREHDGSYRPPQQYPTNALVCVSTHDHPPLAAIWSGSDLDLRRRIGSIGDDEELNRQRAERARSREALVRLLIAQGLLTENEQPSFEAVRRAIHELLVRSPSPLLGISLDDLAGEEEPVNLPGVPPEKFASWSRRMSQTVEKLLKDDAIASILDNVASAIAVGGNDAEN